Within Acidobacteriota bacterium, the genomic segment GGCGGCCGGGAAGATCCCGCTGGACATGTCTCGCAGCTTCATCGACCTGCTGAGCCTCTCCGGGCACAAGCTGCACGCCCCCAAGGGTGTGGGGCTGCTCTACGCCCGGCGCGGCGTCCGCCTGGCCCCCTTCCTGGTCGGCGGCCACCAGGAGCGCAACCGCCGCGGCGGGACGGAGAACGTGGCCTCCATCGTGGCCCTGGGGTGCGCGTGCGAGCTGGCCGCCCGGAACCTTCCCGAGGAGATCGGCCGGGTCGCGGCGATGCGGGACCGGCTCGAGGCCGGGGTCCTCGCCGCGGTGCCCACCGTCCGGGTCAACGGGGACACCGCCAGCCGCCTGCCCAACACCACCAACATCAGCTTCGAGTACATCGAGGGGGAAGCGATCCTGCTCCTGCTGGACCAGCACGGCATCTGCGCCTCCTCGGGCTCGGCGTGCACGTCGGGCTCCCTCGAGCCTTCCCACGTCCTGCGGGCCATGGGGGTGCCCTTCACCGCCGCCCACGGCTCCACCCGTTTCAGCCTGAGCCGGTACAACACCGAGGAGGAGATCGACTACGTCCTCGGCGTGGTGCCCGGCATCGTCGAGCGGCTCCGGAAGCTCTCGCCCTTCTGGCAGGATTTCGTGACGAAGGATTCCGTGATCCCCCGGCCGTGACGAACCGGTGAAGGCACGCTTTCGTGCCCCTTGGCCGCATCCCTGGCGATCGGTTTTTCTTTGCGAGCTTGGCGCCTTGGCGAGATCGGGGCCCGGGTCGGCGCTCGCCAAGGCACCAAGCTCGCAGAGGAAGAGCGCTACAGGGCCTGCTTGTGTGCCATGCTTCGTCAGCGCCGTCTGCCGAGCCGGCTCGGCCTGTCCTGTTGGCCGTTTTGGTTCCTTAGTCCCTGCGCCTCGGTTTCATCACGTCGCCGGCATGCCTGCTAAAAGCTCGGCACCCTCCGCCTTGTGTCTGCGCGCCGGCGTCTGATCTTCCGGAAGACGCGCGGGTCGCGTTGGGGACGCGCCGCTCCGGCAGCCTGCGCGGCGCGATCAAAGCGGCGCTCCGGGGACAAGACGTCGCAACGTAGGGGCAAACCCGCC encodes:
- the nifS gene encoding cysteine desulfurase NifS is translated as MERLVYLDNNATTRVAPEVFEAMKPYLTEWYGNPSSMHTFGGRVGKAVTKAREQAAALLGAEPTEIVFTSCGTESDNMAIRGVLEANPDKRHLVTTRVEHPAVLNLCQHLKKKGYEVSFLGVDALGRLDLDELRASLRPETAVVSVMYANNETGVIFPVEEVGRIVKANGSVFHVDAVQAAGKIPLDMSRSFIDLLSLSGHKLHAPKGVGLLYARRGVRLAPFLVGGHQERNRRGGTENVASIVALGCACELAARNLPEEIGRVAAMRDRLEAGVLAAVPTVRVNGDTASRLPNTTNISFEYIEGEAILLLLDQHGICASSGSACTSGSLEPSHVLRAMGVPFTAAHGSTRFSLSRYNTEEEIDYVLGVVPGIVERLRKLSPFWQDFVTKDSVIPRP